The Pontibacter deserti region AAAATAGACAGACCCGATGGCGGACAGATTTGGGGTGTAGTGGTAGGTGTGATCAAAAAGTTTAAGTAAGCTATGACGTCGCTGTTTGCTATAGTGGACTGTAACAACTTTTATGCGAGCTGCGAGCGCGTGTTTAATCCTGCCCTGGAAGGTAAGCCGGTAGTAGTGCTCTCGAACAACGACGGCTGCATTATAGCGCTCAGCAACGAAGCCAAAGCCTTAGGTATAAAAATGGGTACGCCATATTTCCAGGCGCGTCCGCAGCTCGAGCAGGATGGCGTAGCCGTGTTCAGTTCTAACTACGAGCTATATGGCGATATGTCGCGGAGAGTAGTGGAGACGTTGCAGCAGTTTACCCCGAACCTGGAAGTATACTCTATAGATGAAAGCTTCCTGGACCTGGGTGATTTTTATAAAGTAGACCTGCAAAGTTACGCCCGAACCATAAAAGAGACCGTGAAGCAATGGACAGGCATACCCGTTGCCGTGGGCGTGGCCACTACCAAAACTCTGGCAAAAGTAGCAAACCGCATTTCTAAAAAATCTTCAAAGGCAAATGGCGTGCTAGTGCTTACGGATGAGCGGCATATTGAAGCTGCCTTAAAACGAACCGAAGCTGGCGATGTGTGGGGCATTGGCCGGCGCTATGCCAACAAACTGGCTACCTTAGGCATACACACCGCCTGGGACCTACGCAACGTAACCAATGCCTTCGCTAAAAAGCACCTGACTATAGTAGGCCTGCGCACGGTAAAAGAACTGCGTGGCGAATCGTGTATGGAACTGGAGCACATGCCGCCTGCCAAGCAGAACATCTGCACCTCCCGCAGCTTTGGCGAAACATTAACTGAACTCACCGACCTGGAAGAAGCCCTCTCCACCCATACGGTGCGCTGTGCTATGAAACTGCGCAAACAGAAATCATGTGCCGGCGTGATGAACGTGTTTTTGATGACGAACCGCTTTACCGAGCAGCATTACTACTATAGCCGAACTGTAAAACTCGACAGCCCCACCAGCAGCGAACTGGAACTGCTCCACCACGCCACCAAAGCCCTGAAACAAATGTACCGCCCCGGCCTGCAGTATAAAAAAGCAGGCGTTATAGTTTCCGACATAGTGCCGGCCAACCAGGTGCAACTCTCGTTGCTAAGCAGCCACAACACTGAACGCGACACCAAACTAATGCACGTGCTCGACGACCTGCGCGAAAAATATGGCAACAAGTTCGTAAAGTATGGTGTGCAGGGCACCGGCAAAAAATGGCAGCTAAAAGAAGAGCATATCTCGGCGTGCTATACTACGGATGTGGAGAAAGTGCTGCGAGTAGGGTAGAAAGTTTATTGCTCTTAGTTGTATTGTTCAGATTATTAGTCTTTGATGGATTTAGTATAAACCAACAGCTATCAATTCACCAATAGACATAGGGCCTATTTATCTTCGCTTCTTATAAAACTCATAGTACATAGTATACTCATCATAAATAGGTTCTCCAGTCCCATATATATTTATCTATTCGATAATGAATATCAAGGTTTGACCGTGAAATACTATCAATATAATATGTCCTGCTCAAAATATCTGTTACTGCTTCTAATTGTAAGTAACGGGTGTCTTGATCAACTATAAAATCATATGTACCTCTTTCAATATGTCCTAGGCTACTTAAAGTGTACTCACCTTCTGTATATATCATAGTGAACTCGGTATCAAAGGGGCCTCCTTCGTAGCTAAATGCTCCATTCTTATCATATACTTCCCATCTGAAATAGTCTCGCTCCCAATGGCCGACAAGCATTTCTTTATCTGTTAGTGGTGGCAATGAGTCTTTTTTATCGCAGGCCACTAGCAGAATACTAACTATAAAAAGACAAAGTAGGATTAATTGCTTCATAGCACTTTTAACAAATTATAAGAATAGTTCTTAATATAGTTAATTCTACCTATTGTTCGTAAATAACAAAAAAGCCTGTCTACTTTTGTAAACAGGCTTTTTTCGGTGGTCGCGAAGGGAGTCGAACCCCTAACCTTCTGATTCGTAGTCAGATGCTCTATCCAGTTGAGCTACGTGACCATTTTCCGTTATGGTGATGCAAAGTAACGCCAATTTTTCTTACAACGCAACCCCTATTCGCACATT contains the following coding sequences:
- a CDS encoding Y-family DNA polymerase — encoded protein: MTSLFAIVDCNNFYASCERVFNPALEGKPVVVLSNNDGCIIALSNEAKALGIKMGTPYFQARPQLEQDGVAVFSSNYELYGDMSRRVVETLQQFTPNLEVYSIDESFLDLGDFYKVDLQSYARTIKETVKQWTGIPVAVGVATTKTLAKVANRISKKSSKANGVLVLTDERHIEAALKRTEAGDVWGIGRRYANKLATLGIHTAWDLRNVTNAFAKKHLTIVGLRTVKELRGESCMELEHMPPAKQNICTSRSFGETLTELTDLEEALSTHTVRCAMKLRKQKSCAGVMNVFLMTNRFTEQHYYYSRTVKLDSPTSSELELLHHATKALKQMYRPGLQYKKAGVIVSDIVPANQVQLSLLSSHNTERDTKLMHVLDDLREKYGNKFVKYGVQGTGKKWQLKEEHISACYTTDVEKVLRVG